In Anguilla rostrata isolate EN2019 chromosome 1, ASM1855537v3, whole genome shotgun sequence, a genomic segment contains:
- the hjv gene encoding hemojuvelin, with amino-acid sequence MGKLPVCSSYTLLSWKRSIAVALLLSQLCCSQVWAQCRILRCNSEYVTATQHLGGREGADTRYCSPLRSYAHCTKKMARACRGDLAYHSAVQGIEDLLIQHGCPKTGPTAQPRPPPQAPLSGDACCYERVYQQRQGRLPEYVHCGVFGDPHVRTFQDEFQTCAVQGAWPLIDNEYLYVQATSAPMGGGAYATALTKITIIFKNWRECIDQQIYQAELDDVPPAFVDGSMVGGERRGQHSLQVRTQDPGRQAEIWAAHIGTTLVVRQSGRSLGLAVRAPRAIVDTFTPEQDLQLCMWGCPASQQLARPPAQPSTNAHAHCSALLPVQDVYFQACVFDLLATGDVNSSAAAVAALEDARVMLSDSDKVHLVTAGTAQHLPRLPVVLAMVVLAGQLLNLLTDQ; translated from the exons ATGGGGAAACTGCCTGTCTGCAGTAGCTACACACTGCTGTCATGGAAAAGAAGCATCGCTGTGGCACTGCTGCTGAGTCAACTGTGCTGCTCACAGG TGTGGGCCCAGTGCCGGATCCTGAGGTGTAACTCGGAGTATGTGACTGCCACTCAGCACTTGGGGGGTCGGGAGGGTGCGGACACCAGGTACTGCAGCCCCCTGCGCTCCTACGCCCACTGCACCAAGAAGATGGCGCGAGCCTGCCGGGGGGACCTGGCCTACCACTCCGCCGTGCAAGGCATCGAGGACCTCCTCATCCAGCACGGCTGCCCTAAAACAGGCCCcaccgcccagccccgccccccgccccaagCCCCGCTCTCAGGGGACGCGTGCTGCTACGAGCGGGTCTACCAGCAGCGACAGGGCCGCCTCCCGGAGTACGTCCACTGCGGGGTGTTTGGCGACCCCCACGTGCGCACCTTCCAGGACGAGTTCCAGACCTGTGCGGTGCAAGGGGCGTGGCCGCTGATTGACAACGAGTACCTGTACGTGCAGGCGACCAGCGCGCCCATGGGAGGGGGCGCCTACGCCACGGCCCTCACCAAG ATTACCATCATCTTTAAGAACTGGCGTGAGTGCATTGACCAGCAGATCTACCAGGCCGAGCTGGACGACGTGCCGCCGGCCTTCGTGGACGGCTCCATGGTGGGCGGGGAGCGGCGGGGACAGCACAGCCTGCAGGTGCGCACCCAGGACCCCGGGCGCCAGGCCGAGATCTGGGCGGCTCACATCGGGACCACCCTGGTGGTGCGGCAGAGCGGGCGGTCCTTGGGCCTGGCGGTACGCGCTCCCAGGGCCATCGTGGACACCTTCACCCCCGAGCAGGAcctgcagctgtgcatgtggGGCTGTCCGGCATCCCAGCAGCTGGCCCGCCCCCCGGCCCAGCCCTCCACAAATGCCCACGCCCACTgctccgccctcctccccgTCCAGGACGTCTATTTCCAGGCTTGTGTATTCGATCTCCTGGCTACTGGGGATGTCAACTCCAGCGCTGCCGCTGTCGCTGCCTTGGAGGACGCTCGCGTCATGCTTTCAGACTCGGACAAGGTGCACTTAGTGACAGCTGGGACTGCACAGCACCTGCCCCGCCTGCCTGTAGTTCTTGCTATGGTCGTTTTAGCTGGGCAACTGCTGAATTTGCTGACCGATCAATAG